Proteins from a single region of Caloramator sp. E03:
- a CDS encoding SDR family NAD(P)-dependent oxidoreductase: MGRLEGKIAIITGGNSGIGRATAKLFCREGASVVIVSRRAEKNQETVDEITAEGGNIIAIQADVSKMEDCRRVVDETIKKFGRIDILVNNAGIADRHIPINLCTEEWYEKVCKIDQFSVFYMTKYTLEYMEKCGKGSIVNVSSIGSQGIAGIAYSAAKAAVNSMTKNIALQYSHTDIRCNAVAPGPTPTELNSPEQFKLFNHEFAEACARHIDLTVPEAQAEDQAEAILFFASDASKAITGQILYVDHGTSLY, from the coding sequence ATGGGAAGGCTTGAGGGAAAAATTGCTATTATTACAGGAGGAAATTCAGGTATTGGCCGTGCAACTGCAAAACTCTTCTGCAGAGAAGGAGCAAGTGTTGTTATTGTATCAAGACGTGCAGAAAAAAATCAAGAAACAGTTGATGAAATCACAGCTGAAGGTGGTAATATTATAGCTATACAAGCAGATGTTTCGAAAATGGAAGATTGTAGAAGAGTTGTTGATGAGACAATTAAGAAATTTGGGCGTATTGATATATTGGTCAATAATGCTGGCATTGCTGATAGACATATACCTATCAACTTATGTACAGAAGAATGGTATGAAAAAGTTTGCAAGATTGATCAATTTTCTGTTTTTTATATGACTAAATATACATTAGAATATATGGAGAAATGCGGAAAAGGATCTATTGTTAATGTTTCTTCAATAGGTAGCCAAGGCATTGCAGGTATTGCATACAGTGCTGCAAAAGCAGCTGTTAATAGTATGACTAAAAATATAGCTCTACAATATTCACATACAGATATCCGCTGCAATGCTGTTGCACCTGGTCCAACACCAACAGAACTAAATTCACCAGAACAATTTAAACTGTTTAATCATGAATTTGCGGAAGCCTGTGCAAGACATATAGATTTAACAGTCCCAGAAGCTCAAGCTGAAGATCAAGCTGAAGCTATACTGTTCTTTGCAAGTGATGCATCTAAAGCAATTACCGGTCAGATTTTGTATGTTGACCATGGCACATCCTTATACTAA
- a CDS encoding methyl-accepting chemotaxis protein, translating to MFEKKYLNSLKEVAPFLGDLINEDINIGIMDSEKFLYILQGKRLKSKNVEGDPNKYGEFENNIIKNKKSVTLVNPSNHFEVPVEVTFTPVIDENGESTDILIAVVKDIEEKMKLNIASKSISDSFQNANKAVEEIAEESQKLLIDIKSIVNFTNETRDKITEIDTIIQTIKNIASQSKLLALNATIEAARAGEIGRGFSVVAGEMGKMAKLSQESADNVNKFLSEIKESIDIIIKRINEFSQYSETQAASSEEISATINEIYDVFRSIIEKE from the coding sequence ATGTTTGAAAAAAAATACTTAAATTCATTAAAAGAGGTTGCACCATTTCTTGGAGATTTAATAAACGAAGATATTAATATAGGTATTATGGATTCTGAAAAATTTTTGTATATACTTCAGGGAAAAAGATTAAAAAGCAAAAATGTAGAAGGCGATCCTAATAAGTATGGCGAATTTGAAAATAACATAATTAAAAATAAAAAGTCTGTTACCTTAGTTAATCCATCTAATCATTTTGAAGTTCCTGTTGAAGTAACGTTTACGCCTGTCATTGACGAAAATGGAGAATCGACAGATATTTTAATAGCAGTTGTCAAAGATATTGAAGAGAAAATGAAGCTTAATATAGCATCAAAATCTATTTCTGATTCATTCCAAAATGCAAACAAAGCTGTTGAAGAGATAGCTGAAGAATCACAAAAACTATTAATCGATATTAAATCTATAGTTAATTTTACCAATGAAACTAGAGATAAAATTACCGAGATAGATACTATTATACAGACTATAAAAAATATTGCATCTCAATCAAAACTTTTAGCCCTTAATGCTACTATTGAAGCTGCAAGAGCAGGAGAGATAGGAAGAGGGTTTAGTGTTGTGGCTGGTGAGATGGGTAAAATGGCAAAACTATCCCAAGAGTCCGCTGATAATGTTAATAAGTTTCTTTCTGAAATTAAGGAATCTATTGATATTATAATAAAAAGAATAAATGAATTTAGTCAATATTCTGAAACACAGGCTGCTTCATCGGAGGAGATTTCAGCAACTATAAATGAAATATATGATGTATTTAGAAGCATTATAGAGAAGGAATAA
- the htpG gene encoding molecular chaperone HtpG translates to MVKAAASNSITNQNGFLSIESKNIFTILKQWLYTEQDIVFRELISNALDAIEKLSQLRKNDISIPQIDGKIVVRLDTESKCLVISDNGIGMSSEEVDKYINQIAFSGATDFINKHNQAGKDTIIGHFGVGFYSAFMISDHVAIDTKSYKKDTPAVRWDCMSDMSYNMCESNKSETGTDVILYLDEKSPYLEKPDIIYQCIKKYFIFSKTAIYFEAPGFDHVLVNNPSPIWRQPKDSINSDDMNTFYKEFFNDTCDPLYWIQFESIDIGLRGILFFRNTKNGTDEIDGKIKVYNRGVYVGDNIRELIPKFVNLQNGIIECDYLPLVVSRSTIREDKQYDNMISLIYESLSQEVTIALNDMFQNKREVYEEYWPHLNAFVKYAVLQDKIFASVMTRKVIFKDIYGKYYTIQEYLENESNSHPDTIYYASDEIEQAHYIEIFKKCGLNALLFDHVIDQPFMRKYEVIHPKLKFIRIDSNIESLFDGHLDEDDNQKVEILTQKITKALGNRLSSINLKITKLEYNNISTLIINDEMSRRMVDMLEIYGYINPTDFYAKGKKAQSTLLVNINNEIVKFILKNSDEDTINIVINQLFDLSLMSQQSLRPEDVEQFINRSEAILASLIKKM, encoded by the coding sequence ATGGTTAAAGCAGCAGCTAGTAATTCAATAACTAATCAAAATGGTTTTTTATCAATTGAAAGTAAAAATATATTTACAATATTAAAGCAGTGGTTATACACAGAACAGGACATTGTTTTTAGAGAGCTTATTTCAAATGCTTTAGATGCCATTGAAAAGCTTTCCCAGCTAAGAAAAAATGATATAAGTATTCCTCAAATAGATGGCAAAATTGTTGTTAGACTTGATACTGAGTCAAAATGCCTTGTTATAAGTGATAATGGTATTGGTATGAGCAGCGAAGAAGTGGACAAATATATAAACCAAATTGCTTTTTCTGGTGCAACTGATTTCATAAACAAGCACAATCAAGCAGGTAAGGATACAATCATCGGACATTTTGGAGTTGGTTTTTATTCAGCTTTTATGATATCTGATCATGTAGCCATTGATACTAAGTCCTATAAAAAAGATACACCAGCTGTACGATGGGACTGTATGTCAGATATGTCTTATAATATGTGCGAGAGTAACAAGTCCGAAACAGGTACTGATGTTATTCTCTATTTGGATGAAAAAAGTCCCTATTTAGAAAAACCAGATATAATATACCAATGCATAAAAAAATATTTTATCTTTTCTAAAACTGCTATATATTTTGAAGCACCTGGATTTGATCATGTCTTAGTAAACAATCCTTCTCCAATATGGAGACAACCTAAGGATTCTATTAACTCTGATGATATGAATACATTTTATAAAGAGTTTTTCAATGATACCTGTGATCCTCTTTATTGGATTCAATTTGAAAGCATTGATATAGGTTTAAGAGGTATTCTGTTTTTTAGAAATACAAAAAATGGAACAGACGAAATTGATGGAAAAATAAAGGTTTATAATAGAGGTGTTTATGTTGGCGATAACATTCGTGAGCTAATACCTAAATTTGTAAACCTTCAGAACGGTATCATTGAATGCGACTATTTACCTCTTGTAGTCTCACGTTCAACAATAAGAGAAGATAAACAGTATGATAATATGATATCATTAATATATGAAAGCCTATCTCAAGAGGTAACAATTGCTCTAAATGACATGTTTCAAAATAAGCGAGAAGTTTATGAAGAATACTGGCCTCATTTAAATGCATTTGTAAAATATGCAGTATTGCAGGATAAAATTTTTGCTTCTGTTATGACACGTAAAGTTATTTTTAAAGATATATATGGTAAATATTATACTATTCAAGAGTATTTAGAAAATGAAAGCAATTCTCATCCTGATACTATATACTATGCCTCTGATGAAATAGAACAAGCTCATTATATTGAGATATTCAAAAAGTGTGGTTTAAATGCATTATTATTTGATCACGTAATTGATCAGCCTTTCATGCGTAAATACGAAGTTATACATCCAAAACTAAAATTTATAAGAATTGATTCTAATATTGAATCACTCTTTGATGGGCACTTAGATGAAGATGATAACCAAAAAGTTGAGATATTAACCCAAAAGATTACAAAAGCATTAGGAAATAGATTAAGTTCAATAAACCTTAAGATTACAAAACTTGAATACAATAATATTTCTACCCTTATAATAAATGATGAAATGTCAAGAAGAATGGTAGACATGTTAGAAATATATGGATATATAAATCCAACTGATTTTTATGCTAAAGGAAAAAAAGCACAAAGCACCTTATTGGTTAATATAAATAACGAAATAGTAAAGTTTATATTAAAAAACTCTGATGAAGATACAATTAACATCGTAATTAATCAGTTGTTCGACCTTTCTCTTATGAGCCAACAATCTCTTAGGCCTGAAGATGTAGAGCAATTTATAAATAGAAGTGAGGCCATACTTGCTAGCTTAATAAAAAAAATGTGA
- a CDS encoding TRAP transporter small permease → MNFSNTTLEKVDRVIVKIIKSISYISGVCLVGIMLTAFFNVLGEKLKVLGIPVSGIPASTEIIQYLHIPVVFLAAAYVTLERGHTRIDMISSKFPTILQKIFNTFGNICGILICAFISQRGFLQMSKYIKRKQMSSVSGIGFPLWPFALILAVGFALLSFSFLWCIIRQYGIKGFNEGGDR, encoded by the coding sequence TTGAACTTTTCAAATACCACATTAGAAAAAGTAGATAGGGTTATAGTAAAAATTATTAAAAGTATTTCATATATTTCAGGAGTATGCCTTGTAGGTATTATGCTTACAGCTTTTTTTAATGTATTAGGTGAAAAATTGAAAGTTTTAGGGATACCAGTCAGCGGAATTCCAGCTTCTACAGAGATTATTCAATATCTACATATCCCGGTTGTTTTTCTTGCTGCAGCTTATGTTACTCTTGAACGCGGTCATACCAGAATTGATATGATTTCCAGTAAATTTCCGACTATTTTGCAGAAAATATTTAATACTTTTGGTAATATTTGTGGAATACTTATATGTGCCTTTATAAGCCAACGTGGATTTCTGCAGATGTCAAAATACATAAAACGTAAGCAGATGAGTTCTGTTTCAGGTATAGGATTTCCGCTGTGGCCTTTTGCATTAATACTAGCTGTAGGTTTTGCATTGCTTTCATTTTCTTTTCTTTGGTGTATAATTCGACAATATGGTATAAAAGGATTTAATGAGGGAGGGGACAGATAA
- a CDS encoding TRAP transporter large permease, with the protein MEPWLIGIISFLVMMFMVFGGIPVFISMLVAAFGGFVALYHGDMTMVLTQFTNAPFNLGANYNYAVLPMFMLLGALAGETGIGEGAFSSMKAFLGRIKGGLLYTVIGANAVFGACSGSSIAGNIVFGKLAIPELEKAGYSRKYSLGCIAASGALSTLIPPSMGIIMFCLIAPSPLVYKGENMNLSVGSALMCGFGPGILTMIALGITVYLIGKFEKGALPPGGGPKVSTNEKIKSLKLLIPIVCLFGLIMGGTFLGWFTATVAGAIGATAICIYAFAKRVPFKKICYCIWDAAVMEAAIFPIIIGGQIFGRFISDTKLANFLSQAIADINAPPYVVFLLVMLLYILCGCVMDIVSIIIITVPIVFPILVNLGFNPYVLIIALCFMTEIAGLTPPVGMNVFATANALRVNPSEVFKGVLPYFITEVCIVALIGLFPQIVTVIPALLKVPGF; encoded by the coding sequence ATGGAACCATGGTTAATTGGTATAATTAGCTTTCTTGTTATGATGTTTATGGTCTTTGGAGGGATTCCAGTTTTTATATCAATGCTTGTTGCTGCTTTTGGAGGATTTGTTGCACTGTATCATGGAGATATGACCATGGTTTTAACGCAATTTACAAATGCCCCGTTTAATCTGGGAGCCAACTATAATTATGCGGTACTTCCAATGTTTATGTTACTTGGAGCTTTGGCTGGTGAGACTGGTATTGGAGAAGGTGCTTTTTCTTCTATGAAAGCATTCCTTGGCCGAATTAAAGGTGGACTTTTATATACAGTCATTGGAGCTAATGCTGTATTTGGAGCATGTTCAGGTTCATCAATTGCTGGGAACATTGTATTTGGAAAACTTGCAATACCAGAACTAGAAAAAGCAGGATATAGCAGAAAATACTCTTTAGGTTGTATTGCTGCTTCTGGTGCTTTGTCAACACTGATACCCCCATCAATGGGGATTATCATGTTTTGTTTAATTGCGCCATCACCATTAGTTTATAAAGGAGAAAATATGAATCTTTCTGTAGGTTCTGCACTTATGTGTGGCTTTGGCCCAGGTATTCTTACTATGATTGCTCTGGGGATTACAGTATACCTTATTGGTAAATTTGAAAAGGGAGCTTTGCCACCTGGTGGTGGTCCCAAGGTAAGCACTAATGAAAAGATAAAATCACTTAAATTGCTTATTCCGATAGTATGCCTTTTTGGTCTTATTATGGGGGGAACCTTCTTAGGATGGTTTACAGCAACTGTTGCAGGTGCCATAGGAGCAACGGCTATATGTATATATGCGTTTGCTAAACGAGTACCATTTAAAAAGATTTGTTATTGTATTTGGGATGCAGCTGTAATGGAAGCAGCTATTTTTCCTATCATAATAGGAGGTCAAATTTTTGGCCGCTTCATTTCAGATACTAAACTTGCTAACTTTTTATCACAAGCAATTGCTGACATTAATGCACCGCCTTATGTCGTTTTTTTACTGGTTATGCTTTTATATATATTGTGTGGATGTGTTATGGATATTGTATCTATAATCATAATTACTGTTCCAATTGTATTCCCAATACTTGTTAATCTTGGGTTTAATCCCTATGTGCTAATCATTGCTCTTTGCTTTATGACAGAGATAGCAGGACTTACTCCGCCTGTTGGCATGAACGTATTTGCTACTGCTAATGCGTTACGTGTAAATCCATCAGAAGTATTCAAAGGTGTATTGCCATACTTTATTACAGAGGTTTGTATTGTCGCATTAATAGGTCTTTTTCCACAGATTGTAACTGTAATACCAGCTTTATTAAAAGTTCCGGGTTTTTAA
- a CDS encoding TRAP transporter substrate-binding protein yields MKKIISIIMSIIIILSVSILGGCSQKTSTSNKESTNDNTIAPLTIKFSSTFQETETGGTILKHFINRVSELSNGAIKVDMSWGGTLFTSADELDAVMDGAVNMVALGHMPHLNTLTYLSFPGFAPGGSKAALDYFKTLVFDDPETSALIQGEAQKLGIKYLNVIAGGANAFCSKHKFTDLNSLVKGSSAFGNMDAAIFKKLGFKVTKIAPPEVYDALNRGLIDSTQMALAPMVAMSWYEPAPYWALDGTYAAGNFFTVNLSWWNSLTDAQRKVIEQAAKDTQEYTATLYDEAIQKDIDTVEQKTGNKFIEFSKEDKDRIWAAAFEAKAESAMELAKAAGKTEGMIKILEKAAKITGYNWKHQ; encoded by the coding sequence ATGAAAAAAATAATTTCAATTATCATGTCAATTATTATTATTTTATCAGTATCCATTTTAGGTGGATGTAGTCAAAAAACAAGTACAAGCAATAAAGAATCTACAAATGACAATACTATTGCACCACTAACCATTAAATTTAGTTCTACATTTCAAGAAACTGAAACTGGTGGAACAATATTGAAACATTTTATAAACAGGGTATCTGAGTTATCTAATGGCGCAATTAAAGTTGATATGAGTTGGGGAGGTACTTTATTTACTTCTGCTGACGAACTTGATGCAGTAATGGATGGAGCTGTAAATATGGTAGCTTTAGGTCACATGCCCCATTTAAATACCCTTACATACTTATCTTTCCCAGGATTTGCACCAGGTGGATCAAAAGCAGCTTTAGACTATTTTAAAACTTTAGTATTTGATGATCCTGAAACTTCAGCCCTTATTCAAGGTGAAGCACAGAAATTGGGTATTAAATACCTAAATGTTATTGCTGGAGGAGCTAATGCCTTTTGTTCAAAACATAAATTTACTGATTTGAATTCTCTTGTAAAAGGTTCATCAGCTTTTGGAAATATGGATGCTGCTATATTTAAAAAATTGGGATTTAAGGTAACAAAAATAGCTCCACCAGAAGTATATGATGCTTTGAATCGTGGACTTATAGATTCAACCCAAATGGCCCTAGCACCTATGGTAGCAATGAGCTGGTATGAACCTGCGCCTTATTGGGCATTAGATGGTACTTATGCAGCGGGTAATTTCTTTACAGTTAATCTTAGCTGGTGGAATAGTTTGACAGATGCACAAAGAAAAGTTATAGAGCAGGCAGCTAAAGATACACAGGAGTATACAGCTACTTTATATGATGAAGCAATACAAAAGGATATTGATACGGTTGAGCAAAAGACAGGTAATAAGTTTATAGAATTTAGCAAAGAAGATAAGGACCGCATTTGGGCTGCAGCCTTTGAGGCAAAAGCAGAATCAGCTATGGAACTTGCTAAAGCAGCTGGGAAGACGGAAGGTATGATTAAAATTCTTGAAAAGGCAGCAAAGATAACAGGATATAACTGGAAGCATCAATAA
- a CDS encoding FAD-dependent oxidoreductase — MNIKYKNLLSPLEIRGYVLKNRLGAANSLPHFLQGPEPYPANPVITHYANKAKSGAAIVTCMGINNFSRGSKLPMDLDIAHFPDFDLYDPTCQNYLMQLADVIHYYDSIACMGFFVGPQTGYPLKDGDAIKIIDAHKNVEDYDEETLELIADSYAEQCGILKFLGFDMVSIHCAYRGQLPAKFLSPLLNNRNDKFGGSLENRARFPLMIFERVREKVGSNFIIELIMSAEEPKGGYTLEDTASFLKMAEKYIDIVQLRAPDVDMAHPTGFNLEETPFIHYAEYIKKSGTNVIVATIGGYQDFDICEEVIATGKADIIYMARSWISNPNYGQLAYEGNKEDVVPCIRCNKCHGRGKNDPFVSVCSVNPIIGLEHLIDKLVVMPTESKNIAVIGGGPAGMKAAIELHDRGHKVTLYEATDSLGGMLKHSDYVDFKWPVRRFKNYLIDQVKKRNITIYLNTKVIPDMIKDKGYDVVITALGAQPIKPKIPGIDNENVVFAPDAFINPDKLGKKVVVIGGGEVGVETGMYLAKKGHNVTVLEMRDILAADTTLIHYRSMFEEAWKSIPTFSYILNARCTSIEANKVRYIDKNGDEKYIEADSVIVAAGMRSKKEEALNFYGSAGRFYMIGDCKKAATIQQAMRSAYSTASTI; from the coding sequence ATGAATATTAAATATAAAAATCTTTTGTCGCCTTTAGAGATACGAGGATATGTATTAAAGAACAGATTAGGTGCTGCTAATTCGCTACCACACTTTTTACAAGGTCCAGAACCATACCCAGCAAATCCTGTAATAACACATTATGCAAATAAAGCCAAGAGTGGTGCTGCAATTGTTACATGTATGGGCATAAATAATTTCAGTAGAGGATCTAAACTTCCAATGGATCTTGATATTGCTCATTTCCCTGACTTTGACTTATATGATCCTACTTGCCAAAACTATCTAATGCAGCTGGCTGATGTAATTCATTATTATGATTCAATTGCATGCATGGGATTTTTTGTTGGTCCTCAAACAGGATATCCTTTAAAAGATGGTGATGCCATTAAGATAATTGATGCTCACAAAAATGTAGAAGACTATGATGAAGAGACGTTGGAATTGATTGCAGATAGTTATGCTGAGCAGTGTGGTATTCTAAAGTTTTTAGGATTTGATATGGTGTCAATTCACTGTGCATATCGTGGCCAATTGCCTGCAAAATTTTTGTCGCCTCTTTTGAATAATCGTAATGATAAATTCGGAGGAAGTTTGGAAAATAGAGCACGTTTTCCTCTTATGATTTTTGAACGTGTAAGGGAGAAGGTAGGATCAAATTTCATAATAGAATTAATAATGAGTGCTGAAGAACCAAAAGGTGGCTATACTTTAGAGGATACAGCTTCTTTCTTAAAGATGGCTGAAAAATATATTGATATTGTTCAGCTAAGAGCACCAGATGTTGATATGGCTCATCCAACAGGATTTAATTTAGAAGAAACTCCCTTTATTCATTATGCCGAATATATAAAGAAAAGTGGTACAAATGTAATTGTAGCTACAATAGGTGGATATCAGGATTTTGATATTTGCGAAGAAGTAATTGCAACAGGAAAAGCAGATATAATTTATATGGCAAGAAGCTGGATTAGTAATCCTAATTATGGACAACTAGCTTATGAAGGGAATAAAGAGGATGTTGTTCCATGTATAAGGTGTAATAAGTGCCATGGGAGAGGGAAAAACGATCCTTTTGTTAGTGTTTGTTCTGTTAATCCAATAATAGGGTTAGAACATCTAATTGATAAACTTGTTGTTATGCCTACAGAAAGTAAAAATATTGCAGTAATTGGTGGGGGACCTGCAGGGATGAAGGCAGCTATAGAATTACATGATAGAGGCCATAAAGTAACCTTATACGAGGCTACTGACTCTCTTGGAGGAATGCTTAAACATTCTGATTATGTAGATTTTAAGTGGCCAGTTAGAAGATTTAAAAATTATTTAATTGATCAGGTTAAAAAACGCAATATTACTATTTATTTAAATACAAAAGTAATACCAGATATGATTAAAGATAAGGGCTATGATGTTGTAATAACGGCTTTAGGTGCACAACCAATAAAACCTAAAATTCCTGGAATTGATAATGAAAATGTTGTGTTTGCACCGGATGCCTTTATTAACCCTGATAAACTAGGTAAAAAAGTTGTTGTAATTGGTGGAGGAGAAGTTGGAGTTGAAACGGGAATGTATCTTGCTAAAAAAGGTCATAATGTAACAGTATTAGAAATGCGTGACATTCTTGCTGCAGATACAACACTTATTCATTACCGTTCTATGTTTGAAGAAGCATGGAAATCAATACCTACATTCAGTTATATATTAAATGCACGTTGCACAAGTATTGAAGCCAATAAAGTTAGATATATAGATAAAAATGGAGATGAAAAATATATAGAAGCTGACAGTGTGATTGTTGCAGCCGGAATGAGATCCAAAAAAGAAGAGGCACTTAATTTCTACGGCTCGGCTGGTAGATTTTATATGATTGGAGATTGTAAGAAGGCCGCTACAATTCAGCAAGCAATGCGCAGTGCATATTCAACTGCATCTACAATCTAG
- a CDS encoding enoyl-CoA hydratase/isomerase family protein, producing the protein MSNKRETNTSYVKWPTFEEIKEMFKEHFIMDRREDGVVTVRMHTKGGPLIWSMELHDAIGKMWRMLGTDRDTEMIIFTGTGNIWVTDFEAASWAPEGDDPGETRYNHMFVDGRRMIIAMIQDVEVPTLGVLSGSGGHTELALMCDLAIAADDITVLDPHMLPGTNNVPGDGIHSCFMQLMPYRFATWYLMTGDKMTAQDLVRLGLVSEIVPRERLMDRAYEIADMLMAQNRVARRLTAQLVRRSWKKRIADDLDMAFGTEMFGMFCSDELHSELLSMIKYLGLEGKIDPPLKGKIR; encoded by the coding sequence ATGTCAAATAAAAGAGAAACAAACACAAGTTATGTAAAATGGCCTACATTTGAAGAGATCAAAGAAATGTTCAAAGAACACTTTATTATGGACAGAAGAGAAGATGGTGTTGTTACTGTACGTATGCATACTAAAGGCGGTCCACTTATCTGGTCAATGGAGCTTCATGACGCAATAGGTAAAATGTGGAGAATGCTTGGAACAGACCGTGATACTGAGATGATAATCTTCACTGGTACAGGCAATATATGGGTTACAGACTTTGAGGCTGCAAGCTGGGCTCCAGAAGGAGATGATCCAGGTGAAACAAGATACAATCACATGTTTGTAGATGGAAGAAGAATGATAATTGCTATGATACAAGATGTTGAAGTGCCAACTCTTGGTGTATTAAGCGGTTCAGGTGGACATACTGAATTAGCACTTATGTGCGACTTAGCAATTGCAGCTGATGATATTACTGTTCTTGATCCACACATGTTACCAGGAACAAACAACGTACCCGGTGATGGAATACATAGCTGCTTCATGCAACTTATGCCATATAGATTTGCTACATGGTATTTAATGACTGGAGATAAGATGACAGCCCAAGACCTTGTTAGATTAGGATTAGTTTCAGAAATAGTTCCAAGAGAAAGATTAATGGATCGTGCTTATGAAATAGCGGACATGCTTATGGCACAAAATAGGGTTGCAAGAAGACTTACAGCTCAATTAGTAAGAAGAAGCTGGAAGAAGAGAATTGCAGATGATCTTGATATGGCATTTGGAACTGAAATGTTTGGAATGTTCTGCTCAGATGAGCTTCATTCAGAATTATTATCAATGATTAAATACTTAGGATTAGAAGGAAAGATAGATCCTCCATTAAAAGGAAAAATAAGATAA
- the buk gene encoding butyrate kinase, which yields MKKILAINCGSTSTKVAYFEDDKMVSKVSLNITAEELKKMPKVLDQLEYRTNQVKQFLEENKLNPAEFDIIVTRAGTLPHVPVAGAYEVNELMIATLIYAPEAQHACTLSCLIAKRLVEGLDIPVIVYDPECVDSADEIAKITGIPEITNMPLVHLLNTKAAGIEYAKSVGKDYKDLNLIIAHLGGGITLGFHDHGRVADWVYDDEGPMSPQRAGAIPTRYMANFCYDWFKNGKTLKELRMYLCGQSGMVAYLGTQDVREVEKMIDEGDKKAELILKAMAYGVAKSIGQLAVIRNGKVDQIIITGGIAYSERITNWIKEKVSFIAPVTIIPGEKEMEALAWGALRVLNKEEEVHSYNVFPKGYKSIEEIINNPNCLA from the coding sequence GTGAAGAAGATTCTTGCTATAAATTGTGGCTCTACTTCTACCAAAGTAGCATATTTTGAAGATGATAAAATGGTTAGTAAGGTATCTTTAAATATAACTGCAGAAGAGTTAAAAAAGATGCCAAAGGTATTAGATCAGCTTGAATACAGAACAAATCAGGTTAAGCAATTCTTAGAAGAGAATAAACTAAATCCTGCAGAGTTTGATATCATTGTTACAAGAGCTGGAACCCTTCCGCATGTTCCCGTAGCAGGAGCTTATGAAGTTAATGAATTAATGATAGCTACTCTAATATATGCGCCAGAAGCCCAGCATGCATGTACATTATCATGTCTAATTGCAAAGCGTTTAGTTGAAGGATTAGATATTCCTGTTATTGTTTATGATCCTGAATGTGTTGATTCTGCAGATGAAATTGCTAAAATAACTGGAATTCCTGAAATAACTAATATGCCACTTGTGCATTTACTCAATACAAAAGCTGCAGGAATTGAATATGCAAAATCTGTAGGAAAGGATTATAAAGATTTGAATCTTATTATTGCTCATCTTGGAGGAGGAATTACATTAGGTTTTCATGACCATGGACGAGTAGCTGATTGGGTATATGATGATGAAGGGCCTATGTCACCTCAAAGAGCAGGAGCAATTCCTACAAGATATATGGCTAATTTCTGCTATGATTGGTTTAAAAATGGAAAGACATTGAAAGAATTAAGGATGTATCTTTGTGGACAATCAGGTATGGTTGCATATTTGGGAACACAGGATGTTAGAGAAGTTGAAAAGATGATTGATGAAGGCGACAAGAAAGCTGAGTTGATTTTAAAGGCAATGGCTTATGGTGTTGCTAAAAGCATTGGACAACTTGCTGTTATAAGGAATGGTAAGGTTGACCAGATAATAATAACAGGAGGTATTGCATATAGTGAAAGAATTACAAACTGGATAAAGGAAAAGGTATCTTTCATTGCACCTGTTACTATTATTCCTGGTGAGAAAGAAATGGAAGCTTTAGCATGGGGTGCTCTTCGTGTGTTGAATAAAGAAGAAGAAGTTCACTCTTATAATGTATTTCCAAAAGGTTATAAGTCAATAGAGGAGATTATAAATAATCCAAATTGTCTTGCTTAA